The following proteins are encoded in a genomic region of Streptomyces gobiensis:
- a CDS encoding UDP-N-acetylmuramate dehydrogenase has translation MQELHDAPLAPLTTFRLGGAATRLITATTDDEVVAVVREADDSGTPLLIIGGGSNLVISDAGFTGTALRIATSGFGLDGTRLELAAGENWSEAVARTVEAGLAGIECLAGIPGSAGATPIQNVGAYGQEVATTITEVVAYDRRTRETVTIPAADCGFSYRHSRFKADPARYVVLRVRFRLEDADGLSAPVKYAETARALGVEPGDRVPAAVVRETVLKLRSGKGMVLDPEDHDTWSAGSFFTNPILTAAQHTAFLARVAERLGPDAAPPAFAAGEGLVKTSAAWLIDKAGFTKGYGDGPVRISTKHTLALTNRGAATTADLLRLAREVRDGVHTAFGVTLVNEPVTIGCTL, from the coding sequence GTGCAGGAACTTCACGATGCCCCCCTCGCCCCGCTGACCACCTTCCGGCTGGGCGGGGCGGCGACGCGCCTGATCACCGCGACCACCGATGACGAGGTGGTCGCGGTGGTCCGCGAGGCCGACGACAGCGGCACCCCACTGCTGATCATCGGCGGCGGCAGCAACCTCGTCATCAGCGACGCGGGCTTTACGGGCACCGCCCTGCGCATCGCCACGAGCGGCTTCGGCCTGGACGGCACCCGGCTGGAGCTGGCCGCGGGCGAGAACTGGTCGGAGGCCGTCGCACGCACCGTTGAGGCGGGCCTCGCGGGCATTGAGTGCCTGGCTGGAATCCCGGGCTCCGCCGGTGCGACGCCGATCCAGAACGTCGGCGCGTACGGCCAGGAGGTGGCGACCACCATCACCGAGGTCGTCGCCTACGACCGCCGCACCCGGGAGACGGTCACCATCCCGGCCGCCGACTGCGGGTTCTCCTACCGGCACAGCCGCTTCAAGGCCGATCCGGCCCGTTACGTGGTGCTGCGGGTCCGCTTCCGGCTCGAGGACGCCGACGGGCTCTCGGCCCCGGTCAAATACGCCGAGACCGCCCGCGCCCTCGGCGTCGAGCCCGGCGACCGGGTCCCGGCCGCGGTGGTCCGGGAGACCGTGCTGAAGCTGCGCTCCGGGAAGGGCATGGTCCTCGACCCGGAGGACCATGACACCTGGTCGGCGGGGTCCTTCTTCACCAACCCGATCCTCACCGCTGCCCAGCACACGGCCTTCCTCGCCCGCGTCGCCGAGCGCCTCGGCCCGGACGCGGCTCCACCGGCCTTTGCGGCGGGGGAGGGCCTGGTGAAGACCTCCGCCGCCTGGCTGATCGACAAGGCGGGCTTCACCAAGGGCTATGGCGATGGCCCGGTCCGTATCTCCACCAAGCACACGCTCGCCCTCACCAACCGGGGCGCGGCCACCACGGCTGACCTGCTGAGGCTCGCCCGCGAGGTCCGGGACGGGGTCCACACGGCCTTCGGCGTGACCCTGGTCAACGAACCAGTGACCATCGGCTGCACGCTGTAA
- a CDS encoding adenosine deaminase — protein sequence MESVRDLRLLPKAHLHLHFTGSMRSSTLLELADKYGVHLPEALSSGEPPKLRATDERGWFRFQRLYDMARSCLRKPEDIQRLVRETAEEDLRDGSRWLEIQVDPTSYAPRLGGLIPALEVILDAVDRARRDTGLEIRVLVAANRMKHPLDARTLARLAVRYQDRGIVGFGLSNDERRGFARDFDRAFTIARNGGLLAAPHGGELSGPASVRDCLDDLRAGRVGHGVRAAEDPALLARLADSGVTCEVCPASNVALGVYEKPEDVPLRKLWDAGVPMALGADDPLLFGSRLAAQYEIAREHHDFTDTELAELARQSVRATRAPREVRDAMLTDIDAWLAA from the coding sequence ATGGAGAGTGTCCGGGACCTTCGTCTGCTGCCCAAAGCCCATCTGCATCTGCACTTCACCGGGTCGATGCGTTCCAGCACGCTGCTGGAGCTCGCCGACAAGTACGGCGTCCACCTGCCGGAGGCGCTGAGCAGCGGTGAGCCGCCCAAGCTGCGGGCGACGGATGAGCGCGGCTGGTTCCGCTTTCAGCGGCTCTACGACATGGCCCGCTCCTGTCTGCGGAAGCCGGAGGACATCCAGCGGCTGGTGCGGGAGACCGCCGAGGAGGATCTCCGCGATGGCTCCCGCTGGCTGGAGATCCAGGTTGACCCGACCTCGTACGCGCCCCGGCTGGGCGGGCTGATCCCGGCGCTGGAGGTCATCCTGGACGCGGTGGACCGGGCCCGGCGGGACACCGGGCTGGAGATCCGGGTGCTGGTCGCCGCGAACCGGATGAAGCACCCGCTGGACGCCCGTACGCTCGCGCGGCTGGCGGTGCGGTACCAGGACCGGGGCATCGTTGGCTTCGGGCTCTCCAACGATGAGCGGCGCGGATTCGCCCGGGACTTCGACCGCGCCTTCACCATCGCCCGGAACGGCGGGCTGCTGGCCGCGCCGCACGGCGGTGAGCTGTCCGGTCCGGCGAGCGTGCGGGACTGCCTGGATGATCTGCGGGCCGGGCGGGTCGGCCATGGCGTACGGGCGGCCGAGGATCCGGCGCTGCTGGCGCGGCTGGCGGACTCCGGGGTGACGTGCGAGGTGTGTCCGGCGTCGAATGTGGCGCTGGGGGTGTATGAGAAGCCGGAGGATGTGCCGCTGCGGAAGCTGTGGGACGCCGGGGTGCCGATGGCGCTGGGCGCCGATGACCCGCTGCTCTTCGGCTCCCGGCTGGCCGCGCAGTACGAGATCGCACGCGAGCACCACGACTTCACCGATACGGAACTGGCCGAGCTGGCCCGGCAGTCCGTACGGGCCACGCGGGCGCCGCGGGAGGTGCGGGACGCGATGCTCACGGACATTGACGCCTGGCTGGCCGCGTAG
- a CDS encoding pyridoxal phosphate-dependent aminotransferase → MSAVTPSGQSPSSPTSAPTERRVSARIGSISESATLAVDAKAKALKAAGRPVIGFGAGEPDFPTPDYIVEAAVEACRNPKFHRYTPAGGLPELKAAIAAKTLRDSGYRIEAANVLVTNGGKQAIYEAFAAILDPGDEVIVPAPYWTTYPESIRLAGGIPVPVVADETTGYLVSVEQLESVRTDRTKVVLFVSPSNPTGAVYPREQVEKIGRWAAEHGLWVMTDEIYEHLVYGDAEFSSLPVVVPELADKCIVVNGVAKTYAMTGWRVGWVVGPKDVVKAATNLQSHATSNVSNVAQAAALAAVSGDLEAVAKMREAFDRRRKTIVRMLNEIDGVECPEPEGAFYAYPSVKGLLGKEIRGKRPASSVELAEVILEEAEVAVVPGEAFGTPGYLRLSYALGDEDLVEGVSRIQKLLAEARG, encoded by the coding sequence ATGAGTGCCGTAACTCCCTCCGGACAGTCTCCCTCCTCCCCGACATCCGCTCCCACCGAGCGCCGGGTGTCGGCCCGGATCGGTTCGATCTCCGAGTCCGCCACGCTCGCCGTGGACGCCAAGGCGAAGGCCCTCAAGGCCGCCGGGCGCCCGGTCATCGGCTTCGGCGCGGGCGAGCCCGACTTCCCGACGCCCGACTACATCGTCGAGGCCGCCGTGGAGGCCTGCCGCAATCCGAAGTTCCACCGCTACACCCCCGCGGGCGGGCTGCCCGAGCTCAAGGCCGCGATCGCCGCGAAGACCCTGCGGGACTCCGGCTACCGGATCGAGGCCGCGAACGTCCTGGTCACCAACGGCGGCAAGCAGGCCATCTACGAGGCCTTCGCCGCCATCCTGGACCCCGGCGACGAGGTCATCGTGCCCGCCCCGTACTGGACCACCTACCCGGAGTCGATCCGCCTCGCGGGAGGTATCCCGGTCCCGGTCGTCGCCGACGAGACCACCGGCTACCTGGTCTCCGTTGAGCAGCTGGAGTCCGTGCGTACGGACCGGACCAAGGTCGTGCTCTTCGTCTCGCCGTCGAACCCGACCGGTGCGGTCTACCCCCGCGAGCAGGTCGAGAAGATCGGCCGCTGGGCCGCCGAGCACGGTCTGTGGGTGATGACCGACGAGATCTATGAGCACCTGGTCTACGGCGACGCCGAGTTCAGTTCGCTGCCGGTGGTCGTGCCCGAGCTGGCCGACAAGTGCATCGTCGTCAACGGTGTCGCCAAGACCTACGCCATGACCGGCTGGCGGGTGGGCTGGGTCGTCGGCCCCAAGGACGTCGTCAAGGCCGCGACGAACCTTCAGTCGCACGCCACGTCGAATGTCAGCAACGTCGCGCAGGCCGCCGCGCTGGCCGCCGTCTCCGGTGATCTGGAGGCCGTCGCGAAGATGCGGGAGGCCTTCGACCGGCGCCGTAAGACCATCGTGCGGATGCTCAACGAGATCGATGGCGTCGAGTGTCCTGAGCCGGAGGGCGCGTTTTACGCCTACCCGTCGGTCAAGGGCCTGCTCGGCAAGGAGATCCGGGGTAAGCGGCCGGCCAGCTCGGTGGAGCTGGCCGAGGTGATTCTGGAGGAGGCCGAGGTCGCGGTCGTGCCGGGGGAGGCGTTCGGCACGCCGGGCTATCTGCGGTTGTCCTACGCGCTGGGGGATGAGGATCTGGTCGAGGGGGTCTCGCGGATCCAGAAGCTGCTGGCTGAGGCGCGGGGGTGA
- the secE gene encoding preprotein translocase subunit SecE, translated as MAEITDTAEVPEPGRSSDKPRRGGKRAKKGPLGRLALFYRQIVAELRKVVWPTRHQLATYTTVVIIFVVIMIGLVFVIDYGFGEAVTFIFG; from the coding sequence GTGGCGGAGATCACTGACACTGCCGAGGTCCCCGAGCCCGGACGGTCGTCGGACAAGCCCCGACGCGGGGGCAAGCGCGCGAAAAAGGGCCCGCTGGGGCGCCTCGCACTCTTCTACCGGCAGATTGTCGCGGAGCTGCGCAAGGTCGTCTGGCCTACTCGCCATCAGCTCGCGACCTACACGACCGTGGTGATCATTTTCGTGGTCATCATGATTGGTCTGGTATTCGTGATTGACTATGGATTTGGTGAAGCCGTCACATTCATCTTCGGCTGA
- the nusG gene encoding transcription termination/antitermination protein NusG: MSDPNLNDAVDPVEGDDTALDKVEAADSVDQAEAADAAASEPTEPSEGDTAREAETADEAGTAAEAEAAEAEEAAAEPEPAEPEPAEPEPTDPVAELRAELRTLPGEWYVIHTYAGYENRVKTNLEQRAVSLNVEDYIFQAEVPQEEVVQIKNGDRRTVRQNKLPSYVLVRMDLTNESWGVVRNTPGVTGFVGNAYDPYPLTLDEVVKMLAPEAEEKAAREAAEAEGKPAPARKVEVQVLDFEVGDSVTVTDGPFATLQATINEINADSKKVKGLVEIFGRETPVELSFDQIQKN; encoded by the coding sequence GTGTCTGACCCGAACCTGAACGACGCCGTCGACCCTGTCGAGGGCGACGACACCGCACTCGACAAGGTCGAGGCAGCGGACAGCGTCGACCAGGCTGAAGCTGCCGACGCCGCGGCGAGTGAGCCGACGGAGCCCTCTGAGGGTGACACGGCGCGCGAAGCCGAGACCGCTGACGAAGCCGGAACCGCCGCCGAAGCCGAAGCAGCGGAAGCCGAAGAGGCCGCCGCTGAGCCGGAGCCCGCTGAGCCGGAGCCCGCTGAACCGGAGCCCACCGACCCGGTCGCCGAGCTCCGTGCGGAGCTGCGCACGCTGCCCGGCGAGTGGTACGTGATCCACACCTACGCGGGCTACGAGAACCGCGTCAAGACCAACCTTGAGCAGCGCGCTGTCTCGCTGAACGTCGAGGACTACATCTTCCAGGCCGAGGTGCCGCAGGAAGAGGTCGTCCAGATCAAGAACGGCGACCGCCGCACCGTCCGCCAGAACAAGCTCCCCAGCTACGTCCTGGTGCGGATGGACCTGACCAACGAGTCCTGGGGCGTCGTCCGCAACACCCCGGGCGTCACCGGCTTCGTCGGTAACGCGTACGACCCGTATCCGCTGACTCTGGACGAGGTCGTCAAGATGCTCGCCCCGGAGGCCGAGGAGAAGGCCGCCCGGGAGGCCGCCGAGGCCGAGGGCAAGCCCGCCCCCGCCCGCAAGGTCGAGGTGCAGGTGCTGGACTTCGAGGTCGGCGACTCGGTCACGGTCACCGACGGCCCGTTCGCGACCCTGCAGGCGACGATCAACGAGATCAATGCCGACTCGAAGAAGGTCAAGGGCCTTGTCGAGATCTTCGGCCGGGAAACCCCGGTCGAGCTGAGCTTCGACCAGATCCAGAAGAACTGA
- the rplK gene encoding 50S ribosomal protein L11, producing the protein MPPKKKKVTGLIKLQIQAGAANPAPPVGPALGQHGVNIMEFCKAYNAATESQRGWVIPVEITVYEDRSFTFITKTPPAAKMILKAAGVEKGSGEPHINKVAKITRDQVREIATTKMPDLNANNLDAAEKIIAGTARSMGVTVEG; encoded by the coding sequence ATGCCTCCCAAGAAGAAGAAGGTCACGGGGCTGATCAAGCTCCAGATCCAGGCCGGTGCCGCGAATCCGGCTCCGCCGGTCGGCCCCGCGCTGGGTCAGCACGGCGTCAACATCATGGAGTTCTGCAAGGCCTACAACGCCGCGACCGAGTCGCAGCGCGGTTGGGTCATTCCGGTGGAGATCACGGTCTACGAGGACCGTTCCTTCACCTTCATCACCAAGACTCCGCCGGCCGCCAAGATGATCCTCAAGGCCGCGGGTGTGGAGAAGGGCTCTGGCGAGCCGCACATCAACAAGGTCGCGAAGATCACCCGCGACCAGGTGCGTGAGATCGCCACCACCAAGATGCCCGACCTGAACGCCAACAACCTGGACGCCGCCGAGAAGATCATCGCCGGCACCGCCCGTTCCATGGGCGTCACGGTCGAAGGCTGA
- the rplA gene encoding 50S ribosomal protein L1: MKRSKNFRSADAKVDRTKLYAPLAAVRLAKDTSSSKFDATVEVAMRLGVDPRKADQMVRGTVNLPHGTGKTARVLVFATGDRAAAAEAAGADIVGSDELIDEVAKGRLDFDAVVATPDLMGKVGRLGRVLGPRGLMPNPKTGTVTPDVTKAVNDIKGGKIEFRVDKHANLHFIIGKASFDDEKLVENYAAALEEILRLKPSAAKGRYVKKATITTTMGPGIPVDANRTRNLLVEDEAA; the protein is encoded by the coding sequence GTGAAGCGCAGCAAGAATTTCCGCAGCGCGGACGCCAAGGTCGACCGGACGAAGCTCTACGCTCCGCTCGCGGCCGTGCGTCTCGCCAAGGACACCTCCTCGAGCAAGTTCGACGCGACTGTCGAGGTCGCCATGCGGCTGGGCGTTGACCCGCGCAAGGCCGACCAGATGGTCCGTGGCACCGTGAACCTCCCGCACGGCACCGGTAAGACCGCCCGGGTCCTGGTCTTCGCGACCGGTGACCGTGCTGCGGCCGCGGAGGCCGCGGGCGCCGACATCGTCGGCTCCGACGAACTGATCGACGAGGTCGCCAAGGGCCGCCTGGACTTCGACGCCGTCGTCGCCACCCCGGACCTGATGGGCAAGGTCGGCCGTCTGGGCCGGGTGCTCGGTCCGCGTGGTCTGATGCCGAACCCGAAGACCGGCACCGTCACCCCGGATGTCACCAAGGCTGTCAACGACATCAAGGGCGGCAAGATCGAGTTCCGCGTCGACAAGCACGCCAACCTGCACTTCATCATTGGCAAGGCGTCATTCGACGACGAGAAGCTGGTGGAGAACTACGCTGCGGCGCTGGAGGAGATCCTCCGTCTGAAGCCGTCCGCAGCGAAGGGCCGGTACGTCAAGAAGGCCACCATCACCACCACGATGGGCCCCGGCATCCCGGTCGACGCCAACCGCACCCGTAACCTCCTGGTCGAGGACGAGGCTGCCTGA
- the rplJ gene encoding 50S ribosomal protein L10, translating into MATPDKVAAVEEMTDKFRNSNAAVVTAYTGLSVAQLKDLRRSLGDNAQYRVVKNTLTKIAAKEAGVTTLDEFLQGSTAVAFVTGDPVEAAKGLRDFAKTNPALVIKGGVLDGKALSADEIKKLADLESREVLLAKLAGGMKASMAKAAATFQAPLTKFVRTADALRDKVEQGGAGTPAPAEAAE; encoded by the coding sequence ATGGCGACGCCCGACAAGGTCGCAGCCGTTGAGGAGATGACGGACAAGTTCCGTAACTCCAACGCCGCTGTGGTCACCGCGTACACCGGACTTTCCGTGGCGCAGCTCAAGGATCTGCGCCGCTCGCTCGGTGACAACGCTCAGTACCGTGTGGTGAAGAACACGCTGACCAAGATCGCGGCCAAGGAGGCCGGGGTCACCACGCTCGACGAGTTCCTTCAGGGCTCGACGGCCGTTGCCTTTGTGACCGGTGACCCGGTCGAGGCAGCGAAGGGTCTGCGTGACTTCGCCAAGACCAACCCGGCTCTCGTCATCAAGGGCGGTGTCCTTGACGGCAAGGCGCTGTCCGCCGACGAGATCAAGAAGCTTGCGGACCTCGAGTCCCGCGAGGTGCTGCTCGCCAAGCTGGCCGGTGGCATGAAGGCGTCCATGGCCAAGGCCGCGGCGACTTTCCAGGCCCCGCTCACGAAGTTCGTCCGCACCGCGGACGCCCTTCGGGACAAGGTCGAGCAGGGCGGTGCCGGTACGCCGGCTCCCGCCGAGGCTGCGGAGTAA
- the rplL gene encoding 50S ribosomal protein L7/L12, producing MAKLSQEDLLAQFEEMTLLELSEFVKKFEEKFDVEAAAPAAVVAAGVPGAPAAEAVEEQDEFDVVLTGAGDKKIQVIKVVRELTSLGLKEAKDLVDGTPKPVLEKVNKEAAEKAKESLEGAGASVEVK from the coding sequence ATGGCGAAGCTCAGCCAGGAAGACCTGCTCGCGCAGTTCGAGGAGATGACCCTCCTGGAGCTCTCCGAGTTCGTGAAGAAGTTCGAGGAGAAGTTCGACGTCGAGGCCGCTGCCCCGGCCGCCGTCGTCGCTGCCGGCGTCCCGGGCGCCCCGGCCGCCGAGGCCGTTGAGGAGCAGGACGAGTTCGACGTCGTCCTCACCGGTGCGGGCGACAAGAAGATCCAGGTCATCAAGGTCGTGCGTGAGCTGACCTCGCTGGGTCTGAAGGAGGCCAAGGACCTCGTCGACGGCACCCCGAAGCCGGTTCTCGAGAAGGTCAACAAGGAGGCCGCGGAGAAGGCCAAGGAGTCCCTCGAGGGCGCCGGCGCCTCCGTCGAGGTCAAGTGA